From Solwaraspora sp. WMMD1047, the proteins below share one genomic window:
- the rplX gene encoding 50S ribosomal protein L24, with product MKVKKGDTVVVIAGKDKGAKGKVIAAYPRQDKVLVEGVNRVKKHTRISTTQRGAKTGGIVTQEAPIHVSNVQVLDSDGNPTRVGYRIDDSGQKVRIARSTGKDL from the coding sequence GTGAAGGTCAAGAAAGGTGACACGGTTGTCGTCATCGCCGGTAAGGACAAGGGTGCCAAGGGTAAGGTCATCGCGGCCTACCCGCGGCAGGACAAGGTCCTGGTCGAGGGCGTGAACCGGGTCAAGAAGCACACCCGCATCAGCACCACCCAGCGCGGTGCCAAGACCGGCGGCATCGTCACCCAGGAGGCCCCGATCCACGTCTCGAACGTGCAGGTCCTGGACTCCGACGGCAACCCGACCAGGGTCGGGTACCGGATCGACGACAGCGGCCAGAAGGTCCGCATCGCGCGCAGCACCGGTAAGGACCTGTGA